In Streptococcus porcinus, the genomic window CTTAGTATCTTTTGGGAGACAATAACCTCCAAATCCAAATGATGGATTATTGTGAACGTTTCCTATCCTTGAATCGTAACACATTCCTTCAATAATTTTTTCAGAATTTAAATGATATAATTCAGAAAATGTATCCAATTCATTAAAAAATGCAATTTTTTGAGCTAAATAAGCATTTGAAAAAAGTTTTATAGCTTCTGCTTCAGAGGATCTTGTCAGTAAGTAGGGTGGACTTTCAGTAACCGCGATCCTCTTTAATAATTTCAAAAACAATTTAGACTTTTCCGATTCATTGCTAACGATAATTCTAGATGGGTATAAATTATCGTGAACGGTAAAGCCTTCGCGAAGAAACTCTGGGGAGAAGATAATATTGTTATAAAAAAACCTTTTCCTTAAATACTCAGTAAAACCAATCGGAACTGTTGATTTAATAATAATTGTAGCTTCTCTACTATAGCTTAAGATGTCTTGAATGACTGCTTCAATAGCAGAAGTATCAAAGGTCTTATTTTTAAAATTAGTTGGTAATGCTAATATAATAAAAGAGGCTTCCTTATAAGCTAACTCTTTAGATGTAGTCGCCCTTATATTTTTTGCCTTAAGCAATAGCTTTTTAATTGCAGTCTCTTCTAAAAAAGACTGTTTGTTATTTATCAACTCAATTTTCTTACTATCAATATCAAATAAAGTAACATCATTTTCTTTTGAAAGTAATAAGCCTATTGATAAACCAACATATCCAACACCTACAACTGTAATTTTCATACTACCCCCTATCATTTGATTTTTTAGACTAGAGCTATTCTTTAACATCTTTACAACTCCATATTTTTGTTAGATAAAATATAAATATCATTTTTATATCTAAAAGAAGTTATGTAAATTTTGGGATTTTTACTCAAAAAATCAGGAATTTCTGAAAAATTTTCTAAATAAAAATTCTTCTTTTCTTTATTCAAGATACCAATAAAATTTAAAGATACCAAGGAAATATTCGTAAGGTCTTGCTTTAGTTTAGATCGCCATTCTGATCTTCTTGGATAATATTCATTAAAGATAAATCCTGGTCTATAGTACATTACACTGTCATCAGCATGTGTTAAAAAGCCTATATTC contains:
- a CDS encoding nucleotide sugar dehydrogenase is translated as MKITVVGVGYVGLSIGLLLSKENDVTLFDIDSKKIELINNKQSFLEETAIKKLLLKAKNIRATTSKELAYKEASFIILALPTNFKNKTFDTSAIEAVIQDILSYSREATIIIKSTVPIGFTEYLRKRFFYNNIIFSPEFLREGFTVHDNLYPSRIIVSNESEKSKLFLKLLKRIAVTESPPYLLTRSSEAEAIKLFSNAYLAQKIAFFNELDTFSELYHLNSEKIIEGMCYDSRIGNVHNNPSFGFGGYCLPKDTKQLEYHFKNISAPLITNINNSNLSRKVHIAKMILSKDVTTIGIYRINSKADSDNYRDSSIIDIIEILKNKGRKIVIFEPLIREQTILGCSVINDFNSFTAISELIVANRMDERVKKYREKIFTRDVFHKD